CGACAAAAAAAACAGCCCCTTCGGGGGCTGCTTTTTTTGTGAACAGGCGTCAGAATATCAGCTGGTTGTCCCTGAGCACTATAGTCTTTTCGCCCTTGGCCTCGTTCTTCAGCCACTTCCCTTCCGACAGATTGGCAAAGTTGTCCCGTATGATGATGTTCTGCGAATCCTTGCCTATGACTATGATGGGCTTCTCGTCGGTGCCGGCTCCGATAAACTGGTTGTCGCCGATGGTGATCTTTTTGGAATTCTCGCCCAGCTTTATGGCGGGGCTCGCTCCCACGAACTGGCAGCCGTTTACCACCATCCTGTTCTGGGCCCTGTCCTCCCCGACCGTATAGTCTATGCCCGTAAAGGTGTCGTTGTAGCCTCTGAAGGCGGTGTTGGATATGGTCAGGTTGTAAAAGCTGCCCAGATTGTTGATCCTGATGCCGGTGCCGCCGTTCTTCACCAGTATCACCGTGTTGTCCATATTGACGCCGAACATGCCGTCGAAGATAAAGCCGTATTCCACGTTCTCGCACCAGCAGCTGTTGATGATATGTGTCAGGCAGTGAGTGGTCTTGCCCTCGCCGGTGACCGGCAGCTGCTCGTAGAGGGCCCTGCCGTGGATGATGAAGCAGTTGGACATCATCACTCCGTCCTGTCTGCCGAACTGAAAGCCCACCCTCTCTTTGAAATAATGGCTGTTCGCCACGTCGTCCCGGTCGGTGCCGCCTATGAACCAATGGATATCCTCAAAGCGGGCCACGTCCAGACCTCCGTCCAACCGTATGCCTATATGGTGAAACCAGCCCGTGATGTCTCTGTAAGTGCCGGGGGCATTGGCTCCGCCCTTGGGAGTGGATATGCATATCCAGGCCCCGGAAAAGGCGCAGTTTTCTATGACCGGCGCGATGCCGCAGGTCTCAATGGTAGGAGGATATTCCTTGCAGTGCTTGATGGACTGGTTGTCGGGATACTCGAACAGGAAGCCCGACACGCAGCTGGAATGGCTCATCCTTATGGGCACGAAGCCCGGATCCCTGATGATGATGGTGGATGCCTGACGTCTGTCGGCCACAGGCTCGCCCACAAGACTTGAGCGCACAGGCATCTCCAGAGTGTCGCTGATAAGGTAGCGGCCCGCCGGCACTCTGATGATCTTGGAGGGACGGTAGGTGTCCGTCTCGGGAGTCAGGGCGGCAAAGGCGGCCCTGAAGGCTGCGGTGTCGTCGGTGACTCCGTCGCCCTTGGCGCCGAAGTCCTTTACGTTCACCTGAAAAACGGGGTCGTCGGCCCAGGCGCAGCCCCACACCAGAACAGCCAGAAAAACAGCAAGCAAAAACTTCATATCGTGTCTCCCTTTGAGTGTACTACTTATATGTTAAACCATCCGGCGTCCTGTTGTCAAACCGCTTTGAACAAGAGTCATCCTTTGTGGTAAAATAATAGAGGGCGCCGGGCAGGCGCCGCCGGACCGCAGGCTATCCGGCTTTTCTCGCAGAGGTTCTATGTCTATTCAGCTTTCGGATCATTTCACCTACGGCAAGCTTCTCAGATTCACCTTCCCCACGGTGGTGATGATGATGTTCACGTCGGTGTATGAAGTGGTGGACGGCTTTTTCGTCTCCAACTATGCCGGCAAGATCGCCTTTGCCGCCATCAACTTCATCACCCCGGCCCTGATGATACTGGGCACGGTAGGGTTCATATTCGGAGCGGGAGGCTCGGCGCTGGTGGCCAAGACTCTGGGGGAAGGCAAGCCGGACAAGGCCAACAGCATCTTTTCCCTGTTGGTATACACCGCCTTTGCGGTGGAGACGGTCCTGGCGGGGGTCGGTTTTTTCATCATGCGTCCCGTTGCGGAAATGCTGGGAGCCGAAGGCCGGCTCCTGGACAGCAGCCTTCTCTATGCGCGCATCATCCTGATCTCCATGCCCTTCTTTGCCCTGCAGGTCATGTTTCACAACTTCTTCACCACCGCAGCCAAGCCCCGCATGGGTTTTCTGGTGACGGTGATCGCGGGAGTCACCAACATGGTGCTGGACGCCGTGCTGGTCATAGGGCTGCCTTACGAATACAAGCTGGCCGGAGCAGCCGTTGCCACTGTGACAGCCCAATTGACAGGGGGACTGATACCCGTCTTTTATTTTGCCCGCAAAAACGACAGCAACCTGCGCCTGGGCAGGGCGGAGTTTGACACAGTGGCTCTCCGCAGGGCCTTTACCAACGGCATTTCCGAATTCGTGAGCAGTATATCCATGTCCTTGGTGGGCATGCTATACAACCTGCAGCTTCTGAGATACGCCGGCGAAAACGGCATGGCTTCCTTTGGGGTGATCATGTATGTGAGCTGGATATTCGGCTCTGCGTTTGTGGGGTATTCCATCGGCTGCGAATCATTGGTGGGCTACCATTTCGGAGCGCAGAACAAACCGGAGCTCAGGAATCTGCTCTCCAAAAGCCTCGCTCTTATAGCCATCTCAGGAGCTTGTATGTGCGCCTTCGCCGAGATCTTCGCTCCCCTGCTGGCCAAAGTGTTTGTGGGCTATGACTCCGGGCTCATGGATATGACTATCCACGGCTTCAGGATAGTGGCCGTATCCTTTGTGTTTATGGGCTTTGGCATGTACGTATCGGGATTCTTTACCGGCCTCAACGACGGAGTCACCTCCGCCATCATCTCCTTTGTGAGGACCATGGTATTCGAATGCGGCGCCATACTCCTCCTGCCCCGGCTCCTGGGTCTGGAAGGGGTGTGGGCGTCCCTGGTGACAGGAGAGCTCATGAGCGTGACTCTGGGCTTTTTGTTTCTGGCAATAAAAAGCAAAAAATTCGGCTACGGCTGACACATTTATATAAGGACCACACCCATGATCAAAGCGGCTTTTTTTGACCTGGACGGCACAGTGCTGTCGCACAGCACCGGGTCCGTGCCCGCCGGCGCCCGGAGAGCTCTGGAGCAGCTGAGAGCCGGAGGCATCAAGACCTATCTCTCCACCGGCCGTCACATCAGTGAGATACTGCGGCTGCCGGTGGCGGACGTCCATTTTGACGGCTACGTGACCCTCAACGGCCATATATGTCTGGACGAACACAGACGCAAGCTCTTCGGGCTTCCTTTCCCCCGGGAGACCGCCGACGCCCTTGTTGACATATTTCAGGCACACCGGCTGCCTCTGGTGCTGGTGGAAGAGAGCGGCCTCACCCTGAACTTTGTCAACGACACGGTAAAGAGAGCCATGAAATCCGTGTCCACTCCCGTCCCCGGCATTGCCGAATACAAAGGGGACCCGGTGTATCAGGCCTGCGCTTTCGTGCCCCGGGAGGAGGATGACCGCATCCGGGCCATGCTCCCTCCGAACTGCCATCTGGCCAGATGGAACGACAACGGGATAGACGTGATACCCGAAGGGGGCGGAAAGACGGTGGGCATCCGGTATTTTATCCAAAAGGAAGGTATCCTGCCGGAGGAATGCATAGCCTTTGGCGACGCGGAAAACGATATGGATATGCTCGCCTTCTGCGGAATAGGAGTAGCCATGGGCAACGCCCAGGACAAGGTGAAGGAGATCGCCGACTGGGTGACCACAGACATCGACGACGACGGGATAGCAAACGCTCTCAGACACTACGGCCTGATATAATCCCGGCTGTCGGGGACCGCTCCCGGTCAACGCTTGCTGTGACCGGGAATTATTTCAATCGCTCCAACACTTCGCCGACATCGCCGTCTATGCAGATACTCCGTTCCCCGATCTCTTCCGGACAGAATGCTTCTCCGTAATTGACGCAGGCATATACCGCCTTTTCGTTTTCCAGCGTCATCTGCCAGAACGGATACTTGATAATGACGGGCGTATTCGCCCCAACGCCCAATTCCAGATACAGCGTGCGGAGGTCTTCATGTCTTTTCAGAAAATCGTAATAGGCTGCGGAAGCCCTGCGCCATCCTTCATCTTCCGTAAAGGAATCGTCGGAGCGGAGATTCATCGACGCATCAGAGCCGTCGTCAGGGCATTTTGGTATAAGGGACGTGGGGATACTCATGGAAATCCCCCCGTCCTCCGGGACCCTGAAAGCGCCGTCTGCGTCCCTCGCGAAGCCCTGCGCCTCCATCGCGGCCGCTGCCCACGCCTCGTTGTCATAAGTCTTGTGATTCAAAGGATCAACGCTTTGAAACAGGCCATAATCACCCTGAGTATAAAAAAGGCGCTTCTTGTCAAACCCGGCTCTTTGAAACTGGTGATCCACATTGGTCGTGATCACAAAGCAGTTCCTGTCCTTTGTGAGAGAAAGCAGATCCTTATATACAGGCTTAGGAGGGTCAACAAAACGGTTAAACCATATGTGCCTTGCCCACCATGCCCAGCGCGTTTCATCATCATGGAAGGGGTAGAAGCCTCCGGAATACATATCACGGATGCCAAACCTTTCCGCAAAATCAAAGAAGTATCTTTCAAACCGCCGGCCGCTGTAGGTCAGGCCTGCAGAGACGGACAATCCAGCCCCGGCTCCGATCACGATTGCGTCGGCAGCAAGGATCTCTTTCTTCAGCCGCGCGACACGTTCAGGCATTGTTCCCTCACCAAAGGACACCCGGCCGCTCAAAGAGTTCGCAGCGCTCAGTCCTTTGCGCATGCTGTCCCGATAACCGTCACGGTACAAGCTCTTCGTAATATTTTCTGTCTTCGTCTTTAAAAACATTAAAAACCACCCTTTCCATTTTTTCCGGGCAGACTGACAGCCAATCTCTGACCGCAGCGACCGCGATCTCCGCAGCTCGCCGGTTCGGAAAGCGAAAAACTCCTGTGGAAATGCAGCAGAAGGCCACACTCTTCAGGCCGTTCTCAAGACACACGTCCAGCGTGTTGCGATAACAGTCGGCAAGGTCTTTTTCCAGAGAGGGAGTCAGACGATCCCGAACGACAGGCCCCACGACATGGATCACTTTCTTTGCCGGCAGGTTGTAGGCGTCCGTCAGCATGGGGACAGCGGTCGGCTGCTCATGATCTCTGCCGTATTTGATTCGTAACTGCTCCATCCGGCGATCGCACTCCGCGCGGAGCTGTACCCCCGCAAAGGTATGGATGCAGTTGTCTATGCAGGAGTGCAGAGGCACAAAGCATCCCAGCATCTGCGAATTGGCGGCGTTGACGATAGCGTCGGCTGCCAGCCTTGTTATATCTCCCTGCCAGACGGAAAGTCCGTCCCGGATGACCGGTATGTCCGAAAGCCGGACGATCCCCTTTTCTTCTGCCCGCCGGGTCAGGTATTCGTCCTGCAGATCCAGGACGCGCCGGGGCAGTTCGCGCGGCATACGGACGTTCATCAGAGACCGCAGCATGCGCCGCTTGCCTTCCGTATCATCCGGGACCTGCAATCCCTTGTATTCGCCGGCATCAGCCATGAATTCTTTCACAAGAAGATCCAGCCGCTGTTCCTGTGTCATATATTTACTCATGTTATCACCTTCTTTCCACGGCTCCCGCAGGACAGACCCTCATACAGTTCCCGCAATGCAGACAATTGACCTGATTGATGACCAGCGGTATATTTTCCGCATCAATGCATTGTTGGGGGCACACCTCCATACAGGACCGGCATCCGACGCAGGCGTTTGTGATGAAGTATCCCTCAGCCTTATCCTGAGCTCCTCCAAACGTGAAGGATATTCTTTCTATGGGCTTTTTGGACAGGTCGAACCATTCTCCGCTGCCCTCGTATATCATGAATACCGTCAGCGTCTCCCTTGATGCGGAGGCAGGATATATTTCGTTCATGTACGGATTCTTCGCAAACAGATCGGGGATCCTGCCGGGCCCCAGTTCACGCGCTTTCCCGCGCACCGAAACTGCAACGCTCGACAGGGTGTCTTCACCCTTTACAGCAGTAAAGGCAAGAAAGCCTCGTTTCTTCAGCCGGTCATAAAAACCCTTGCCTTTTGCCGTCAGAAAATACAGACCATTCTCATCGCTGTCCATCATGTCAATGGCTGCCGTGACCGGCAACCCGTCATCGTCCACCGTAGCCACGACCACGGTATGAATGTTCTCCACAATGCAGGACAGGTATTCTTCGGATTTCATATCAGCCCCTCCATGAAAGGGCTCCGGGGCAGAAGCCCCCGAAGCCCTGATCGCTTAGTTTTCCTCCCTGAGGATATCCTGTAATCCCCTTTGCAGGTCTGCAAGGGTGAATTCCTTCATCCTTTTTTCCATCGAGTCCTGGATCACCCTGAGCTTTTCGTCAAGAAGCCTGTGGATGTTTCTGCCAACAGGACAATTGGGATTCGGGGCCTCGTGGAA
The nucleotide sequence above comes from Abditibacteriota bacterium. Encoded proteins:
- a CDS encoding Cof-type HAD-IIB family hydrolase; protein product: MIKAAFFDLDGTVLSHSTGSVPAGARRALEQLRAGGIKTYLSTGRHISEILRLPVADVHFDGYVTLNGHICLDEHRRKLFGLPFPRETADALVDIFQAHRLPLVLVEESGLTLNFVNDTVKRAMKSVSTPVPGIAEYKGDPVYQACAFVPREEDDRIRAMLPPNCHLARWNDNGIDVIPEGGGKTVGIRYFIQKEGILPEECIAFGDAENDMDMLAFCGIGVAMGNAQDKVKEIADWVTTDIDDDGIANALRHYGLI
- a CDS encoding protein-ADP-ribose hydrolase codes for the protein MSKYMTQEQRLDLLVKEFMADAGEYKGLQVPDDTEGKRRMLRSLMNVRMPRELPRRVLDLQDEYLTRRAEEKGIVRLSDIPVIRDGLSVWQGDITRLAADAIVNAANSQMLGCFVPLHSCIDNCIHTFAGVQLRAECDRRMEQLRIKYGRDHEQPTAVPMLTDAYNLPAKKVIHVVGPVVRDRLTPSLEKDLADCYRNTLDVCLENGLKSVAFCCISTGVFRFPNRRAAEIAVAAVRDWLSVCPEKMERVVFNVFKDEDRKYYEELVP
- a CDS encoding polysaccharide biosynthesis C-terminal domain-containing protein, coding for MSIQLSDHFTYGKLLRFTFPTVVMMMFTSVYEVVDGFFVSNYAGKIAFAAINFITPALMILGTVGFIFGAGGSALVAKTLGEGKPDKANSIFSLLVYTAFAVETVLAGVGFFIMRPVAEMLGAEGRLLDSSLLYARIILISMPFFALQVMFHNFFTTAAKPRMGFLVTVIAGVTNMVLDAVLVIGLPYEYKLAGAAVATVTAQLTGGLIPVFYFARKNDSNLRLGRAEFDTVALRRAFTNGISEFVSSISMSLVGMLYNLQLLRYAGENGMASFGVIMYVSWIFGSAFVGYSIGCESLVGYHFGAQNKPELRNLLSKSLALIAISGACMCAFAEIFAPLLAKVFVGYDSGLMDMTIHGFRIVAVSFVFMGFGMYVSGFFTGLNDGVTSAIISFVRTMVFECGAILLLPRLLGLEGVWASLVTGELMSVTLGFLFLAIKSKKFGYG
- a CDS encoding 4Fe-4S binding protein, whose protein sequence is MKSEEYLSCIVENIHTVVVATVDDDGLPVTAAIDMMDSDENGLYFLTAKGKGFYDRLKKRGFLAFTAVKGEDTLSSVAVSVRGKARELGPGRIPDLFAKNPYMNEIYPASASRETLTVFMIYEGSGEWFDLSKKPIERISFTFGGAQDKAEGYFITNACVGCRSCMEVCPQQCIDAENIPLVINQVNCLHCGNCMRVCPAGAVERR